The Aulosira sp. FACHB-615 genome includes a window with the following:
- a CDS encoding iron-siderophore ABC transporter substrate-binding protein → MKVIVRLLLLSCLMLVLVLGCHRQPSDISSSHLTPRGDCQTVQHLGGETQICGQPKQIVVLNPKMLDIVLLLGVQPIGYAEIFSNRRGDFDRPQEQIPYLGDRITHPIANLGMSSKPSLETIIKLKPDLILGDIRGNQQQYGQLSQIAPTLLFDYVGGNKWQDSLQAIAQVLGRSNQAKKIIAAHRQQITKTRKALAPVVKAYPKVLMVSSEQLNSSINLVTPLDFCGGLLEDIGFKLAKVSNSTPTNITQPISVEILPQLNADLIIVQGHNIVELSNIKNTNSFAKTQLTSVKKSWNTNTLAQSLSASRNKRVYFIPTYICLGLPSPSGTQITLKFLQEQLLPLAKTANQN, encoded by the coding sequence ATGAAGGTAATTGTGCGATTATTGCTGTTAAGTTGTTTGATGTTGGTTTTAGTTTTAGGTTGTCATCGCCAACCGTCTGACATCTCATCTTCCCATCTCACACCCAGAGGTGATTGTCAAACAGTGCAACATCTGGGGGGAGAAACGCAGATTTGTGGACAACCAAAACAGATTGTGGTTCTCAATCCCAAGATGTTAGATATTGTACTTTTATTGGGTGTGCAGCCGATTGGCTACGCGGAAATATTTAGCAATCGCCGTGGTGATTTTGATCGTCCTCAAGAACAGATTCCCTATTTAGGCGATCGCATCACTCACCCAATTGCTAACCTGGGAATGAGTAGCAAACCATCCCTAGAAACTATTATCAAACTCAAGCCAGATTTAATTTTGGGAGATATTCGGGGAAATCAGCAACAATATGGTCAATTATCGCAAATCGCGCCCACATTGCTATTTGATTATGTTGGTGGCAATAAATGGCAAGATTCTTTACAGGCGATCGCTCAAGTATTAGGACGTAGCAATCAGGCTAAAAAAATCATAGCAGCCCATCGTCAACAAATAACAAAAACCCGTAAAGCATTAGCACCTGTTGTCAAAGCCTATCCAAAAGTCCTGATGGTGTCCTCAGAACAACTCAACTCATCAATCAATCTGGTGACTCCTCTAGATTTTTGTGGGGGTTTATTAGAGGATATTGGATTTAAACTGGCTAAGGTTTCCAACTCTACACCAACAAATATTACTCAACCGATTTCGGTAGAAATATTACCCCAACTTAATGCCGATTTAATCATTGTCCAAGGACATAACATTGTTGAGTTAAGCAATATAAAAAATACAAATAGTTTTGCTAAAACTCAATTAACATCTGTCAAAAAATCTTGGAATACAAACACTCTCGCTCAGTCATTAAGTGCGAGTAGAAACAAACGAGTCTACTTTATTCCTACTTATATTTGTTTAGGTTTACCTTCACCGAGTGGTACACAAATTACACTTAAATTTTTACAAGAGCAACTATTACCCTTGGCTAAAACAGCGAATCAAAATTAA
- a CDS encoding RpoD/SigA family RNA polymerase sigma factor, which produces MYQTKQPSLKETMNIAELGTMEILETAADTEEQLLESLEILVEEESPIAENLEPEERDGDEMAAARPSGYNKTEHDDAVGAFFKEMARYPLLKPDEEVELARRVRFLEEVRDIQAALQAELGQPATKAQVAAQFDMTEKQLESRLYQGRVAKRKMIRSNLRLVVSIAKRYLNRGVPFLDLIQEGAMGLNRATEKFDPDKGYKFSTYAYWWIRQAITRAIANDARTIRLPIHIVEKLNKLKKAQRELKQKLGHNPTEAEMAASLEMTVQQLRQLQQLRRQALSLNHRVGKEEDTELMDLLEDEDNLSPEAKMNENMMRQEIWEVLGDVLTPREKDVISLRYGLTTSEPCTLEEVGNMFNLSRERVRQIQSKAMRKLRRPHIAKRLKGWLV; this is translated from the coding sequence ATGTACCAAACAAAGCAACCATCCCTAAAGGAAACTATGAATATTGCTGAATTGGGAACAATGGAAATATTAGAAACTGCTGCCGATACAGAAGAACAACTACTCGAAAGTTTAGAAATATTGGTAGAAGAAGAATCCCCAATTGCAGAAAATCTCGAACCAGAGGAACGTGATGGGGATGAGATGGCAGCAGCGCGACCTTCAGGATATAACAAAACTGAGCATGATGATGCCGTAGGTGCATTTTTTAAAGAAATGGCACGTTATCCTCTGCTGAAACCAGACGAAGAAGTTGAATTAGCACGGCGAGTCCGATTTTTAGAAGAAGTCCGAGACATCCAAGCCGCCTTGCAAGCCGAACTAGGACAGCCAGCAACCAAAGCCCAAGTAGCCGCCCAGTTCGATATGACAGAAAAGCAGCTAGAAAGCCGCTTATATCAAGGTCGAGTAGCGAAACGCAAAATGATTCGCTCGAACCTCAGACTAGTAGTATCAATTGCCAAACGATATTTAAATCGCGGAGTACCTTTTCTAGATTTAATTCAAGAAGGGGCAATGGGATTAAATCGCGCCACAGAAAAATTTGATCCCGATAAAGGATATAAGTTTTCCACTTATGCTTATTGGTGGATTCGCCAAGCCATTACGCGAGCGATCGCTAATGATGCCAGGACAATTCGCTTACCAATTCACATTGTAGAAAAACTTAACAAACTCAAAAAAGCCCAACGCGAACTCAAACAAAAACTTGGTCATAACCCCACAGAAGCCGAAATGGCCGCTTCTTTGGAAATGACTGTCCAACAACTACGCCAACTACAACAACTACGCCGCCAAGCCCTTTCCCTCAACCATCGCGTCGGTAAAGAAGAAGACACCGAATTGATGGACTTATTAGAAGATGAAGACAACCTGTCTCCTGAAGCCAAAATGAACGAAAACATGATGCGCCAGGAGATTTGGGAAGTTTTAGGTGACGTACTCACCCCACGCGAAAAAGACGTAATTTCTTTGCGTTATGGACTGACAACCAGCGAACCATGCACCTTAGAAGAAGTTGGCAATATGTTTAATTTGTCTCGTGAACGAGTCCGCCAAATTCAAAGCAAAGCCATGCGAAAATTACGCCGTCCCCACATTGCAAAACGCTTGAAAGGTTGGTTAGTTTAA
- a CDS encoding ABC transporter ATP-binding protein, translating into MTPKFHQGSNQLSPLQRLLRYGEKYRGQIYQASTYSVINTILDIAPPWLVGIAVDILVQQQNSVIAKLGIKEVVWQFAALSLITIIIWVFESLSQYAYDRLWRNVAQNIQHHLRLDAYNHLQQLESAYFEDSSTGGLMSILSDDINQLEDFLNGGANEIIQVTTALIILIVGAFFILPVNITLVAMLPMPFILWGSLVYQKRLEPRYADVREKVGFLNARLSNNISGITTIKSFTAENYENIRLAEESEAYRKSNTKAIKLSAAFVPLIRMLVLAGFTALLFLGGMAAYSGKISIGNYSVLLVLVQRLLWPLVFLGETFDHYQRAMASTKRVMDLLDTPIQITTGDVPLVVEQVRGEVDFKNVTFAYRNSTAIIKDLSLIIPAGKTIAVVGSTGSGKSTLVKLLLRFYDVSTGAITIDGIDIQKLDLYDLRRSIGLVSQDVFLFHGTVAENIAYGTFHATEEAIIDAAKVAEAHDFIMQLPQGYETIVGERGQKLSGGQRQRIAIARAVLKNPPILILDEATSAVDNETEAAIQRSLEKITVNRTTIAIAHRLSTIRHSHCIYVMEHGQIVEQGTHEELIALDGIYTSLWLVQSGVH; encoded by the coding sequence ATGACACCTAAATTTCATCAAGGATCAAATCAACTCTCTCCCTTGCAACGACTACTGCGATATGGGGAAAAATATCGCGGACAGATTTATCAAGCCTCTACCTATTCTGTAATTAATACCATTTTAGATATAGCACCACCTTGGTTAGTGGGTATTGCGGTCGATATATTAGTGCAACAACAAAATTCTGTTATTGCTAAACTTGGCATTAAAGAAGTAGTATGGCAATTTGCTGCACTTTCATTAATTACTATTATTATTTGGGTTTTTGAGTCACTTTCTCAGTATGCTTATGACCGACTTTGGCGCAATGTCGCACAAAATATCCAGCATCACTTACGTTTAGATGCTTACAATCATTTACAACAATTAGAATCAGCTTATTTTGAAGACAGCAGCACAGGCGGTTTGATGTCAATTCTCAGTGATGATATCAACCAACTCGAAGACTTTTTAAATGGGGGAGCAAATGAAATTATTCAAGTCACAACTGCTTTGATAATTTTAATTGTTGGGGCATTTTTCATCTTACCAGTTAATATTACTCTGGTAGCAATGTTACCAATGCCCTTTATTCTTTGGGGTTCATTGGTATATCAAAAACGTCTCGAACCTCGTTATGCTGATGTTAGAGAAAAAGTTGGTTTTCTTAACGCAAGACTGTCTAATAACATTAGTGGAATTACTACTATTAAAAGTTTCACGGCAGAAAATTATGAAAATATCAGATTAGCCGAGGAAAGTGAAGCTTATAGAAAAAGTAATACTAAAGCCATTAAACTTTCTGCGGCTTTTGTCCCCTTAATTAGAATGTTGGTTTTAGCAGGGTTTACGGCTTTATTATTCCTGGGAGGAATGGCTGCATATTCAGGGAAAATATCTATAGGTAATTATAGTGTTTTACTGGTGCTTGTACAAAGATTATTATGGCCATTAGTCTTTTTAGGGGAAACTTTTGATCACTATCAGCGAGCAATGGCTTCTACTAAGCGGGTGATGGATTTATTAGATACTCCTATCCAAATTACTACGGGAGATGTGCCTTTAGTGGTGGAACAGGTGCGCGGTGAAGTTGATTTTAAAAATGTGACTTTTGCCTATCGCAACAGCACTGCGATAATTAAAGATTTATCTTTAATTATTCCTGCTGGAAAAACTATTGCGGTTGTTGGTTCTACAGGTTCGGGTAAAAGCACTTTAGTGAAATTATTATTGCGTTTTTATGATGTTTCTACTGGTGCAATTACGATTGATGGAATTGATATTCAAAAATTGGATTTGTATGATTTGCGTCGTAGTATTGGTTTAGTTAGTCAGGATGTATTCTTATTTCATGGTACGGTAGCAGAAAATATTGCCTACGGTACGTTTCATGCGACAGAAGAAGCCATTATTGATGCGGCAAAAGTAGCCGAAGCCCATGATTTTATTATGCAGCTTCCCCAAGGTTATGAAACGATAGTTGGGGAACGAGGACAAAAGTTATCTGGGGGACAACGCCAACGTATTGCTATAGCTAGAGCAGTGTTGAAAAATCCGCCGATTTTGATTTTAGATGAGGCGACATCTGCGGTGGATAATGAGACGGAAGCAGCTATTCAACGCTCTTTAGAAAAGATTACAGTAAATCGGACAACTATTGCGATCGCTCACCGTCTTTCCACAATTCGCCATAGTCATTGCATATATGTGATGGAACATGGTCAAATTGTCGAGCAGGGTACACACGAAGAATTAATCGCACTGGATGGGATTTACACCAGCCTGTGGCTTGTACAGTCTGGGGTGCATTAA
- a CDS encoding GNAT family N-acetyltransferase — MTDLILRFAEPSDSNVLFQLIKQLAEYEKLSHTVTGNVAALQEHLFGEQRYIEAILAEYQGQAVGFALFFHNYSTFLTKPGIYLEDLFVLPEYRRQGIGKALLTKLAQIAVERNCGRLEWSVLDWNEPAKAFYRSMGASILDDWRICRVTEENLKNLAAK, encoded by the coding sequence ATGACCGATTTAATTTTGCGGTTTGCTGAACCGAGTGATAGCAACGTACTATTTCAATTAATTAAACAGTTGGCGGAGTATGAGAAATTATCTCATACCGTTACAGGCAATGTTGCAGCACTACAAGAGCATCTATTTGGTGAACAAAGATATATCGAAGCCATTTTGGCAGAATATCAAGGACAGGCTGTAGGTTTTGCCTTGTTTTTTCACAACTATTCTACCTTTCTGACCAAGCCAGGAATTTATCTCGAAGATTTGTTTGTTTTACCAGAGTATCGCCGTCAGGGTATTGGTAAAGCACTGTTAACCAAACTAGCGCAAATTGCCGTCGAGCGAAATTGCGGACGCTTAGAATGGAGTGTCCTGGATTGGAATGAACCAGCAAAAGCATTTTACCGGAGTATGGGAGCCAGCATCTTAGATGATTGGCGAATTTGTCGTGTCACAGAAGAGAACCTGAAAAATTTAGCCGCCAAGTAA
- a CDS encoding Rpn family recombination-promoting nuclease/putative transposase — protein MRRDSIFYKLFQQSPTLLFELLTNPPTNAEAYRFDSVAVKEPKFEIDGVFLPPEDESPGIVYFCEVQFQRDEQLYERVFAESSLYFYRQRNRFSDWQVVIIYPSRSIEQSDIYPHRNHLNGDQVHRIYLDELGDIRSLPIWVALMVLTTLDDEQAPQEARYLLTRSQQEIPQLQNRAIIELLTTIMVYKFEDKSQREVEEMLGITLKETRVYREIKEEGEKSLLLRQLTRRVGELSPEIWQQVESLSLEQLENLGEALLDFQGMADLEAWFNR, from the coding sequence ATGCGGCGTGACTCAATTTTTTACAAGCTATTTCAACAATCACCAACTCTGTTGTTTGAATTGTTAACCAATCCTCCCACAAATGCTGAGGCATATCGGTTTGATTCAGTAGCAGTCAAAGAACCGAAGTTTGAAATTGATGGGGTCTTTTTACCACCAGAAGATGAAAGTCCGGGTATAGTATATTTCTGTGAGGTACAATTTCAAAGGGATGAACAGCTTTATGAAAGGGTATTTGCAGAATCATCATTATATTTCTATCGTCAGCGTAATAGATTTAGTGATTGGCAAGTTGTGATCATTTACCCTTCCCGTAGTATCGAGCAAAGCGATATTTATCCCCATAGAAATCACCTGAATGGCGACCAAGTGCATCGTATATATTTAGATGAGTTGGGGGATATTCGCTCTTTACCTATATGGGTGGCGTTAATGGTGTTAACTACCCTTGATGATGAACAAGCACCACAGGAAGCAAGGTATTTGCTTACAAGAAGTCAACAAGAAATACCTCAACTCCAAAATCGCGCCATAATAGAGCTATTGACAACTATCATGGTCTACAAGTTTGAAGATAAGAGTCAAAGGGAGGTTGAAGAGATGTTAGGGATTACACTCAAAGAAACAAGAGTTTACCGTGAAATTAAGGAAGAAGGAGAAAAATCGCTGCTTCTGCGTCAATTAACTCGTCGTGTGGGAGAATTATCTCCAGAGATATGGCAGCAAGTTGAATCTTTGTCCTTAGAGCAATTAGAAAATCTTGGCGAAGCACTGTTAGATTTTCAGGGAATGGCTGATTTAGAGGCTTGGTTTAATCGCTGA
- a CDS encoding TonB-dependent siderophore receptor has protein sequence MNSWGLVSSSKGLALSLKIYLWLVVGVVGIICSICEPAQVLASEKQQNTIQSTREKILLAQSTVVITGVKANPTDKGVEVILETNQGEQLQVTNRGEGNNLIVDIPNAQLRLPNGDAFTFRSEKPIAGITEITVTNVDVNSVRVTIAGEKILPTVELFDGDEGLIFAVVSTTTATQPPQTPQEEPTAQQDEPIELVVTGEQDQYFTPNATTATRTDTPILKIPQSIQVIPRQVLEEQQVTRLEEALQNSSSVVYNGTDTSSDLNYSIRGFDQAPVLQNGFRQYDFAEIPEVANIERIEVLKGPASILYGEIQPGGLINVVTKQPLSEPFYQTELQFGSDGLIRPQIDISGPLTDDKRLLYRLNAVYSRRDGFRDFDQEFQQFFIAPTLTWEISDRTNLAFDLQVSNREQPWDSGKVAFGDGVINTPRDRIFNEPDDFLRRDFLSLNLSVDHKFSDNWSIRNAFRFTDSTVFSDKLSIFLGFDETTGELQRIFAFDDFNSRNYALQTNVVGKFTTGGLKHTLLFGADLSRTNTSRFALANFTSFPINVFNPSYGVNRPEFDTLLFDRNSEIDRLGIYLQDQIEISEQLNLLLGLRYETVAQRNQNVPALFYPGGDTTQNDSAWTPRIGVVYQPIPNVSFYGSYSRSFNPSVDDIGADGNPLEPERGEGFEVGVKTELLGGNLLATLAYFDVTKQNVATEDPNFPGLGISIATGEQRSQGVEFDLTGKILPGWNIIASYSYTDATITQDNTIPVGNRLIGIPQYQASLWTTYEIQSGSLQGLGGGIGINYVGERQGDLNNSFTLDSYVLTNAALFYRRDNWKFALNFRNLFDVEYTNSRGGFGSRTNAGIPGEPFTVVGSISVSF, from the coding sequence ATGAACAGTTGGGGTTTGGTTTCTAGCAGCAAGGGTTTGGCATTATCACTGAAAATTTATCTCTGGTTGGTAGTGGGTGTAGTCGGGATCATCTGTAGTATATGCGAGCCTGCACAGGTATTGGCATCAGAAAAACAGCAAAATACTATTCAAAGCACGAGGGAGAAAATTTTACTGGCTCAATCAACTGTAGTAATTACAGGAGTTAAGGCAAATCCCACAGATAAAGGTGTGGAGGTAATTTTAGAAACAAACCAAGGGGAACAACTACAAGTCACAAATCGCGGTGAAGGTAATAACTTGATTGTAGATATCCCTAATGCTCAGTTGCGTTTACCCAATGGCGATGCTTTTACATTTCGTTCGGAAAAACCAATCGCGGGAATTACTGAAATCACCGTGACGAATGTAGATGTCAATAGTGTGCGTGTGACGATCGCCGGTGAGAAAATTTTGCCTACAGTTGAGTTATTTGATGGGGATGAAGGTTTAATTTTTGCTGTAGTATCTACAACGACTGCGACACAACCACCGCAAACACCACAGGAAGAACCAACAGCGCAACAGGATGAACCAATTGAGTTAGTAGTTACCGGGGAACAAGACCAGTATTTCACACCGAATGCGACGACAGCCACACGCACAGATACACCAATTTTGAAAATTCCCCAATCAATTCAGGTGATTCCTCGTCAAGTGTTAGAAGAACAGCAAGTAACGCGCTTGGAGGAAGCTTTACAAAATTCTAGTAGTGTTGTCTATAACGGTACAGATACAAGTAGTGATTTAAACTATAGTATTCGGGGATTTGATCAAGCACCTGTATTGCAAAATGGCTTTCGTCAATATGATTTTGCGGAGATTCCCGAAGTCGCCAATATAGAACGCATTGAGGTATTAAAAGGGCCAGCATCGATACTGTATGGCGAGATTCAGCCAGGGGGTTTAATTAATGTCGTCACGAAACAACCTCTATCTGAACCCTTTTATCAAACTGAACTACAATTTGGTTCTGATGGCTTGATTCGTCCGCAGATAGATATTTCCGGGCCTTTAACAGATGATAAACGCCTACTATATCGGTTGAATGCTGTTTATTCTCGGCGCGATGGGTTTCGAGATTTTGATCAAGAGTTTCAGCAATTTTTTATTGCGCCGACGTTAACATGGGAAATTAGCGATCGCACCAATCTAGCTTTTGATTTACAAGTCTCCAACCGCGAACAGCCTTGGGATTCGGGTAAAGTGGCTTTTGGGGATGGCGTGATCAATACTCCGCGCGATCGCATTTTCAATGAACCTGATGATTTTCTGCGGCGTGATTTCTTGAGTTTGAATTTATCTGTAGACCACAAATTCAGCGATAATTGGTCAATTCGCAATGCTTTTCGCTTCACAGATTCCACTGTTTTCTCGGATAAACTCAGCATCTTTCTAGGGTTTGATGAAACAACTGGCGAACTCCAGCGAATATTTGCTTTCGATGATTTCAACTCTCGCAATTACGCCTTACAAACCAACGTTGTTGGCAAATTTACCACTGGTGGACTCAAACATACTTTACTATTTGGTGCAGATTTAAGTCGCACTAATACCAGCCGCTTTGCTTTAGCTAACTTTACCTCATTCCCCATTAATGTTTTCAATCCCAGCTATGGCGTAAATCGACCAGAATTTGATACATTGCTGTTTGACCGCAATTCGGAAATCGATCGCTTAGGAATTTATTTGCAAGATCAAATTGAAATTTCTGAACAATTAAATCTACTGCTAGGTTTGCGTTATGAAACAGTAGCACAAAGAAATCAGAATGTACCTGCATTATTTTACCCAGGTGGTGATACAACTCAAAATGATTCTGCCTGGACACCCAGAATCGGTGTAGTTTATCAACCAATTCCCAATGTTTCTTTTTACGGCAGTTATTCGCGATCGTTTAACCCCAGTGTGGATGACATCGGCGCAGATGGCAACCCCTTAGAACCTGAACGGGGGGAAGGATTTGAAGTGGGGGTAAAAACAGAACTATTAGGCGGGAATTTGTTGGCGACGTTAGCTTATTTCGACGTTACCAAGCAGAATGTCGCTACTGAAGATCCAAATTTTCCCGGTTTGGGTATTTCCATCGCCACCGGTGAACAGCGCAGTCAAGGTGTAGAATTCGACTTGACGGGAAAAATTTTACCCGGTTGGAATATCATTGCTTCCTATAGCTATACGGATGCAACGATAACTCAAGATAATACTATTCCGGTGGGGAACAGATTGATTGGAATTCCCCAATATCAAGCCAGTTTATGGACAACCTACGAAATTCAAAGCGGGAGTTTGCAAGGTTTGGGTGGAGGAATCGGAATTAATTATGTTGGTGAACGTCAGGGAGATTTGAATAATAGTTTTACCCTAGATAGCTATGTTCTCACCAATGCAGCATTATTTTACCGCCGAGATAATTGGAAGTTTGCTCTTAATTTCCGCAATCTATTTGATGTGGAATATACCAACAGTCGGGGTGGATTTGGTAGCCGCACAAATGCAGGTATTCCTGGAGAACCATTTACAGTGGTGGGTTCGATTTCGGTGAGTTTTTAG
- a CDS encoding AraC family transcriptional regulator translates to MTITLSSQDYNELLKASKENREASPGLEADEYLDQMPKHLGRGYYRTIEVYPQLWLCIFDKEYHHDMVLKTPINHHPLQFHALALGMYTDTYGQMGRENRNNFISGGGMQQKIDICYQHSQRILGVDIEMPPHLLKTFFPGKDGEILPQLKFLAKESDWQTLLYSPTHSAIQSVVMQIINCPYQGVTRRIYLQGKVIELMALQLAPFLEETTVKQLPSRLKRDTIAKIHHAKEILQESLENPPLLSELAQQVGLSESTLQRGFQMQFGTTVFGYLTNQRMEQAHQLLQNTDFTVAEVANIVGYSHLGHFAAAFKRKFGITPRECGLGKKLVSGL, encoded by the coding sequence ATGACGATTACTTTAAGTAGTCAAGACTACAATGAACTTTTAAAAGCAAGCAAGGAAAATAGGGAAGCATCACCAGGTTTAGAAGCAGATGAATATCTCGATCAAATGCCCAAACACCTTGGTAGAGGCTACTATCGCACAATTGAAGTCTATCCTCAACTGTGGTTATGTATTTTTGACAAAGAGTATCATCATGATATGGTGTTAAAAACCCCAATTAATCATCATCCCTTGCAATTTCATGCCTTAGCTTTAGGGATGTATACAGATACTTATGGGCAGATGGGGAGAGAAAATAGAAATAACTTTATTTCTGGTGGTGGAATGCAGCAAAAAATTGATATTTGCTATCAGCATTCCCAAAGAATTTTGGGTGTTGATATAGAAATGCCACCCCATTTATTGAAGACTTTTTTTCCTGGAAAAGATGGAGAAATACTGCCTCAATTAAAATTTTTGGCAAAAGAAAGCGATTGGCAAACACTACTTTACTCTCCAACTCATTCAGCTATTCAAAGTGTTGTAATGCAAATTATTAACTGTCCCTATCAAGGCGTAACTAGGCGGATATATTTACAGGGTAAAGTCATAGAATTAATGGCTTTGCAGTTAGCTCCTTTTTTAGAAGAGACTACAGTAAAGCAATTACCATCACGATTGAAAAGAGACACTATTGCTAAAATTCATCACGCTAAAGAAATTTTACAAGAGAGTTTGGAGAATCCACCGTTATTGTCAGAATTGGCGCAACAGGTAGGTTTGAGTGAAAGTACTTTGCAAAGAGGATTTCAGATGCAGTTTGGTACAACTGTGTTCGGTTATTTGACAAATCAGCGTATGGAACAAGCGCATCAACTGTTACAGAATACTGATTTTACAGTGGCAGAAGTAGCTAATATTGTCGGCTATTCTCATTTAGGACATTTTGCGGCTGCTTTTAAGCGCAAGTTTGGGATCACACCACGGGAATGTGGTTTAGGTAAAAAGCTGGTTTCGGGACTATAA